The following are from one region of the Anomaloglossus baeobatrachus isolate aAnoBae1 chromosome 1, aAnoBae1.hap1, whole genome shotgun sequence genome:
- the RAD1 gene encoding cell cycle checkpoint protein RAD1 encodes MSLLSQVEEEQYVFACSLDNVRNLSNILKAIHFKDHASCFATSNGLKVTVENAKCLQANAFIQAGIFQEFTVREDSVVFRINLTVLLDCLTIFGASAVPATCTALKMGYRGYGHPLTLFLEEGGVVTVCKILTQEPEETLDFDFCSTNVLNKIILQSEGLREAFSELDMSSDFLQITMSPDKPHLRLSTFGNAGSAHLDYPKDSDLIEAFHCTQTQSNRYKISLLKPSTKALALSCKVSIRTDNRGFLSLQYMVRNEDGQICFVEYYCSPDEDLQDGD; translated from the exons ATGTCGTTGTTGTCGCAGGTGGAGGAGGAGCAGTACGTGTTCGCCTGCAGCCTGGACAAtgtccgcaacctctccaacatcctGAAGGCCATCCACTTCAAGGACCACGCGTCCTGCTTCGCCACCAGCAACGGCCTGAAAGTCACGGTGGAAAATGCTAAATGCCTGCAGGCCAACGCCTTCATCCAG GCCGGGATATTCCAGGAATTCACCGTCCGGGAGGATTCTGTCGTGTTTCGCATCAACCTGACCGTCCTCCTCGACTGTCTGACTATTTTTGGGGCCAGCGCTGTGCCAG CCACCTGCACGGCCTTGAAGATGGGCTACCGGGGCTACGGCCACCCCCTGACCCTGTTTCTGGAGGAAGGCGGGGTGGTGACGGTGTGTAAGATTCTCACCCAGGAGCCCGAGGAGACGCTGGACTTTGATTTCTGCAGCACAAACGTCCTGAATAAGATCATCCTGCAGTCGGAGGGGCTGAGAGAGGCGTTCTCAGAGCTGGACATGAGCAGCGACTTCCTGCAGATCACCATGTCCCCCGACAAGCCCCACCTGAG ATTGTCCACATTCGGGAACGCAGGCAGCGCCCATCTGGATTATCCCAAAGACTCCGACCTGATAGAAGCGTTTCACTGCACCCAGACCCAGAGCAACAG GTATAAGATCTCGCTGCTGAAGCCGTCCACCAAGGCGCTGGCGCTGTCCTGCAAGGTGTCCATCCGCACCGACAACCGAGGCTTCCTGTCGCTGCAGTACATGGTGCGGAACGAGGACGGGCAGATCTGCTTTGTGGAGTATTACTGCTCCCCGGACGAGGATCTGCAGGACGGAGACTAG
- the DNAJC21 gene encoding dnaJ homolog subfamily C member 21 encodes MRCHYELLGVRRDCTDEELKKAYRKLALRWHPDKNLDNAEEAAEQFKLIQAAYDVISDPQERAWYDNHRDALLKGGVDGEYQDDSLDLVQYFTVTCYSGYGDDEKGFYAVYRRIFDLIVREEIESKINDEGEEHPTFGDSQSDYDTVVHPFYAFWQSFCTAKNFAWKEEYDTRQASNRWEKRAMEKENKKTRDKARRERNELVRELVAFVRKRDKRVQAHRKLVEEQNAEKAKKVEEMRRQQKIQNAKLAGQYKEQSWVATSDLEKALQQMEAQYDKEFGDGSGDEEEEMEEQQNGRGSDEDDEEDLLYDDLYCPACDKVCQSEKAMRNHEKSKKHREMVALLRQQLEAEEEEFSTSVGEESSAVDGEDAVLSEEEEEKAEETPKPKLSKKQKKKQQKSSKTADEGRTEVGDKATSPAAEPEKNEAELNGAAEQEEAPAAETDNTGAAETDNTGAAETATDEGKPTTKPKGKKAKDLKKATKVAAAQENPEQAEVSLKCNTCRTDFSTRNKLFTHLKTTGHALAVPNPPTNTIAAKSKKEKRKNK; translated from the exons ATGCGGTGTCACTACGAGCTGCTCGGGGTCCGCCGGGACTGCACGGACGAGGAGCTGAAGAAGGCGTACAGGAAGCTGGCGCTGCGCTGGCACCCGG ATAAAAACTTGGATAATGCGGAGGAAGCGGCAGAACAGTTCAAGCTGATCCAGGCGGCGTACGACGTGATCAGCGACCCCCAGGAGCGCGCCTG GTACGATAACCACAGAGACGCGCTGCTGAAGGGCGGCGTGGATGGCGAGTACCAGGACGACAGCTTGGATCTAGTCCAGTATTTCACCGTCACCTGCTACTCTGGTTATGGAGATGATGAGAAG GGCTTCTATGCCGTCTACAGACGAATCTTTGACCTGATCGTGAGGGAAGAAATAGAAAGTAAGATAAATGATGAAGGCGAGGAGCACCCGACGTTTGGAGACTCTCAGAGCGACTATGACACG GTGGTGCACCCGTTCTACGCCTTCTGGCAAAGCTTCTGCACGGCGAAGAACTTTGCATGGAAAGAAGAGTACGACACTCGGCAGGCCTCCAACCGCTGGGAGAAGAGGGCCATGGAGAAGGAGAACAAGAAAACCCGGGACAAGGCGCGACGAGAGCGCAACGAGCTGGTCCGTGAACTGGTGGCCTTCGTCAGGAAAAGAGACAAGAGAGTCCAAGCCCACAGGAAGCTGGTGGAGGAGCAAAACGCCGAGAAGGCCAAGAAGGTGGAAgagatgaggaggcagcagaagatacAGAACGCTAA GCTGGCCGGGCAGTACAAGGAGCAGAGCTGGGTGGCCACGTCCGATCTGGAGAAAGCGCTGCAGCAGATGGAGGCGCAGTACGACAAGGAGTTTGGCGACGGCTCGGGCGACGAAGAGGAGGAAATGGAAGAACAGCAGAATG GACGAGGCAGCGATGAGGATGATGAAGAAGACTTATTGTACGACGATCTTTACTGTCCGGCGTGTGACAAAGTCTGTCAGTCCGAAAAAGC GATGAGGAATCATGAAAAATCTAAAAAGCATCGGGAGATGGTCGCCCTCCTGCGGCAGCAGCTGGAGGCGGAGGAGGAAGAGTTCAGCACCTCTGTGGGAGAGGAGAGCAGCGCGGTGGACGGGGAAGATGCAGTTCTCtccgaggaagaggaggagaaagctGAGGAGACCCCCAAACCCAA aCTCAGCAAAAAGCAGAAGAAGAAGCAGCAGAAATCTTCTAag ACGGCTGATGAAGGCCGTACGGAGGTGGGTGATAAAGCAACGAGTCCGGCAGCCGAACCCGAAaagaatgaagcagagctgaacggcGCGGCAGAGCAGGAAGAAGCCCCCGCAGCAGAGACGGACAACACGGGAGCGGCAGAGACTGACAACACGGGAGCGGCCGAGACAGCGACCGATGAGGGGAAACC AACAACAAAGCCGAAGGGAAAGAAGGCAAAAGACTTAAAGAAAGCCACCAAGGTGGCAGCCGCACAGGAAAACCCCGAGCAG gcggaggtctcactAAAGTGTAACACCTGCAGGACCGACTTTTCCACCCGCAATAAACTCTTTACCCACCTGAAGACCACGGGACACGCGCTGGCCGTCCCTAACCCCCCCACAAACACGATCGCCGCCAAATCTAAGAAGGAAAAACGGAAAAACAAATGA